The following are encoded together in the Melitaea cinxia chromosome 22, ilMelCinx1.1, whole genome shotgun sequence genome:
- the LOC123664627 gene encoding uncharacterized protein LOC123664627, whose protein sequence is MFRATTCTTTPRLFDEEEVTKHAKKKVRVFDNNLEENLIQIGITSNKVLPKQFALAKILRENQIVNVSKVKYINPYKIRITFDTEFSAENFLACQVFKDLGWRCQKSWEVGISYGIIKNIDKELSEEELIHSLLCDIEVLAVQRLNRRADDGWVPSETIKLTFKGPNIPKYVYLLDLRIKVEQYIFPVTQCSRCWRFGHTAKMCPSNKIICPKCTRNHPNCENNNFICINCKGNHMPLDKICPIFKKEKKIREIMTEFNCSYLKAISMYVPQSPILPTTNVACCESKPTTKHVYAPTSTVPVIYPEIESVDQEIPQTSGTQNTMNKKKKKKKRIKCAENVYADIEVASDSDNSVKSDYCINNDSEENVTKENINLHRELIDKLKSVIFEKNIMTFGQHREIGNICFL, encoded by the exons ATGTTTAGG gcgactacttgcaCCACTACACCGCGGTTGTTCGATGAAGAAGAAGTTACTAAACATGCTAAGAAAAAGGTGAGGGTTTTCGATAATAATTTAGAAGAAAATCTTATTCAAATCGGAATTACGAGTAATAAAGTCTTACCTAAACAATTTGCATTAGCAAAAATATTGCGAGAGAACCAAATCGTGAATGTCAGTAAGGTTAAATACATAAATCCGTATAAAATTCGAATAACATTTGATACAGAATTTAGTGCTGAAAATTTTTTAGCATGTCAAGTATTTAAAGATTTAGGATGGCGATGTCAAAAATCATGGGAAGTAGGAATATCAtatggaattattaaaaatatagacaaaGAACTGTCAGAAGAAGAATTAATTCATAGTTTACTTTGTGATATTGAAGTTTTAGCCGTACAACGTTTGAATCGTCGAGCAGACGATGGTTGGGTCCCTAGTGAAACCATTAAACTAACGTTTAAAGGGCCGAATATACCGAAGTATGTATATCTTCTAGATCTGAGAATTAAAgtagaacaatatatatttccaGTCACTCAGTGTTCTCGTTGCTGGAGGTTTGGACATACAGCAAAAATGTGTCCATCCAACAAAATAATTTGCCCTAAGTGTACAAGAAATCATCCAAATtgtgagaataataattttatatgcatTAATTGTAAGGGTAATCATATGCCCTTGGATAAAATTtgtcctatatttaaaaaagagaaaaagatTCGAGAAATAATGACAGAATTCAACTGTTCATATTTGAAAGCTATTAGTATGTATGTCCCCCAGTCCCCAATTTTGCCAACCACCAACGTAGCTTGCTGTGAATCAAAACCTACGACAAAGCATGTTTACGCTCCAACAAGCACAGTACCAGTAATTTATCCTGAAATTGAATCTGTTGATCAGGAAATCCCTCAAACTTCTGGGACACAAAACACAATGaacaagaagaaaaagaagaaaaaacgtATTAAATGTGCTGAAAATGTATATGCAGACATAGAAGTAGCCTCTGATTCTGATAATAGTGTTAAAAGTGATTACTGTATTAATAATGATAGTGAGGAGAATGTAACGaaggaaaatataaatttgcacCGTGAATTGATTGATAAACTTAAAAGTGTAATATTTGAAAAGAATATAA TGACATTCGGACAACACAGAGAGATTGggaatatttgttttctttag